One window from the genome of Nicotiana sylvestris chromosome 9, ASM39365v2, whole genome shotgun sequence encodes:
- the LOC138878746 gene encoding uncharacterized protein, with amino-acid sequence MTPSLPISAVSVPPQTVFTISTVPAFTVPPSTIPPPIIHRAEVGFSSRSGAIRQVIIEVPAEGNLLRKSGQANVWLKPLSGPIERAKLESHRSLTLMNDIVHASLKANLIGTEMMKRVALSEQLVRDSQLEACNWKEQYESLQIDVEHLEESKSTLEQQVRALTSKLAVEKASSSQADKEKARLETSFSEQLSKASEEIRELKALFGEKEAYAGELVQNLTQAQEDLRASSDKVCALESSHASLQASYTSALVENEKLKNEIAEWERNYEILEDKSAIEVNLTFLNRHDTLVEASQKSFNLESELAKINETINMAQQTQEFPSLVVKASVNVEVDTGIPTPSSPVEPAAVDAPTSVPTSS; translated from the exons ATGACTCCTTCTTTGCCGATCTCGGCTGTTTCTGTTCCTCCCCAGACTGTCTTTACTATTTCCACTGTCCCTGCTTTCACTGTTCCTCCTTCAACAATTCCTCCCCCAATTATTCACCGTGCTGAAGTTGGCTTCTCAAGTAGGAGTGGTGCTATTAGGCAAGTGATCATTGAAGTCCCTGCTGAGGGCAATCTCTTAAGGAAATCGGGTCAAGCAAATGTATGGCTAAAGCCCTTAAGCGGACCAATTGAAAGAGCCAAGCTAGAGAGCCATAGGTCCTTGACTTTGATGAATGATATTGTGCACgcttctttaaag gccaatcttatcggcacagagatgatgaaaagggttgcCCTCTCAGAGCAATTAGTACGTGATTCTCAATTAGAGGCGTGCAATTGGAAGGAACAGTATGAAAGCCTTCAAATTGATGTGGAGCacttagaagaaagtaagagtaccttagagcagcaggtaCGGGCCTTGACTTCAAAGTTGGCAGTTGAAAAGGCTTCCTCAAGTCAAGCGGATAAAGAAAAGGCTCGTCTTGAAACCTCTTTCTCCGAGCAACTGTCCAAGGCAAGTGAAGAGattagagagttgaaggctctcttcGGTGAGAAAGAGGCTTATGCTGGAGAGCTCGTGCAgaatttgactcaagcacaagaagacctccGAGCTTCTTCTGATAAGGTTTGTGCCTTGGAAAGTtcccatgcctctcttcaagcttcttacacTTCTGCCTTGGTTGAAAACGAGAAATTAAAGAATGAAATTGCTGAATGGGAAAGGAATTATGAAATCCTTGAGGATAAATCTGCCATTGAAGTGAATTTGACATTTTTGAATCGCCATGATACCCTAGTTGAAGCTAGCCAAAAGAGttttaacttggaatctgagttagctAAAATTAATGAAACAATTAATATGGCTCAACAAACTCAAGAATTTCCTTCTCTCGTGGTCAAAGCTTCCGTGAATGTTGAAGttgatacgggtatcccaactcCTTCAAGCCCAGTTGAGCCCGCTGCTGTTGATGCACCTACTTCAGTTCCTACATCTTCTTAG